In a genomic window of Muntiacus reevesi chromosome 1, mMunRee1.1, whole genome shotgun sequence:
- the LOC136173671 gene encoding olfactory receptor 10X1-like — protein MKINQTILKEFILVGFSVYTHAQTVLFVVFFCLYLLTLTGNLTIMSLTWVDRCLHTPMYLFLRALSFSETCYTLTIIPRMLADLLAKKRSISVIGCGLQMYFFLGLGGTHCLILTFMGYDRFLAICNPLRYPLLMTNMVCGKLVVSAWAAGFFISVTEIALIFRGSFCSPNLIKHFFCHMRAVVRLSCLDSELTEFIVTAISVSGLMGTFLLIILTYIFILSTVLKIPSAEGKQKAFSTCASHLAVVIIHFGFASIVYLKPGAPGGDDTVIAVPYTVITPFLSPLIFSLRNKDMKNAFRKALGKTHFLNKQSWITDA, from the coding sequence ATGAAGATCAATCAGACAATCTTGAAAGAGTTCATTCTTGTTGGCTTTTCTGtttacacacatgcacagacagtcctctttgtggttttcttttgccTCTACCTTCTTACCCTTACAGGTAACCTGACCATCATGAGTCTAACTTGGGTGGACAGATGTCTTCACACACCCATGTACCTCTTCCTTAGAGCACTCTCTTTCTCTGAGACCTGCTATACACTAACCATTATCCCCAGGATGCTGGCAGATCTCCTGGCCAAGAAAAGAAGCATTTCGGTTATAGGTTGTGGCTTGCAGATGTATTTCTTCTTGGGACTTGGTGGCACTCACTGTCTCATTCTGACTTTCATGGGGTATGATCGCTTCCTGGCCATCTGCAACCCTCTCAGATATCCTTTGCTTATGACCAATATGGTGTGTGGAAAACTTGTGGTCTCTGCTTGGGCTGCTGGCTTCTTTATTTCTGTGACAGAGATTGCATTGATATTCAGGGGCTCTTTCTGCAGTCCCAACCTTATCAAACACTTCTTCTGTCATATGAGGGCTGTTGTGAGGCTGTCCTGTCTAGACAGTGAACTCACAGAATTCATTGTAACAGCAATCTCAGTGTCAGGCTTGATGGGTACATTTCTGCTCATTATCCTCACTtacattttcattctttccaCTGTTCTCAAGATCCCTTCAGCTGAGGGCAAGCAGAAGGCCTTTTCTACCTGTGCCTCCCACCTCGCAGTGGTCATCATCCACTTTGGTTTTGCATCTATTGTTTATCTGAAGCCAGGAGCACCAGGGGGAGATGACACAGTGATCGCAGTTCcttacactgtcatcactccTTTCCTCAGCCCTCTCATTTTTAGCCTCAGGAATAAGGACATGAAGAATGCTTTCAGAAAAGCCCTTGGAAAGACACACTTCTTGAATAAGCAATCTTGGATTACTGATGCATGA